GCTACTGATCTGTGGTGTTCCTGGGGtagtaatttattttcaaatagagagcaactaaaaaaaggaagggaCCCGTGAGAACCTCAAAGAATTCCACATGAAGTATCTGCAATTGAAAATTAATGATCCTTGTAAATATTCTATAGAAGAGGCAACATATCAGGATTGATATCCTCTGAATACAACAAATAATTGTGTATTTTATTCATAAGAATTGACACATTGGACAAGGTGTCAAATAGAAAAGTGGAAAAGTTCAACATGGCAAAAATCAAATCCACAGACTGCTAAATATTGTATTGCTTATAGAGTGTTCTCTCTCCACCAAGAATAACGTCTGCTATTGTTTTGTTACCTGAACTAACATAGGGATCTCTTTAAACCTTCATCACAGAGTATCTTGAAAATAATCACTTTATGATTGATGTTATATACTTTGGAGTTTGCCCAGTGCATAGGCAGGCCCACTGGGCTAGATTCACGTATGCTGGTTTTTAGATGTCACATGTCCTTATTTAAGGAGGGagtctattattaaaaataactcaatttaaatttttagtgaTTGTGCTACTGGTGACattgaaaatgaaatcattaaaaagaatataaatattttactggaaaaaaatgaatatttcctCCTTAAAAACCATGACTGATTCCTTTACTTCTTGgcttaaataaaatggaaattactcTGGGTGTAACTGAGCaagccttcccaggacagacccctcccccaccctctactttagctcctctctgaagtacctagataatagtatctgatgcacatttcctgagttgtttttcGGATGCTAAAGCCTTCATCAAATGAAAGATGTTAACTACTTGCTGGCCCTGAGTACACAGCCCTTAAGCTTGCTAGTGCCTAAGGATTAATAATGTTAACCCCTTACACTGccttgttacctcaccaccaaccactCAGAggattgtgcatgagctgatcacatatcCTGGGGCTCCCCTTCTTCACcttcccttttaaaatgttttgctgaaAGTCACCAGGGAGTTTGGGCTTTTCAAGAATTAGCTGTCCCAGACTTCTTGTATGGTGACTTACAATAAATGATGCATTTTCCTttaccacaacccagtgtcagtagactggctttacTGCATATAggtgagtggacccaagtttAGTTCTGTAACAGAGATACTCAATAATACATGCTGAACTTTATTGGGTTGATCtctttttatgatttattatttgtaaagtattacttaatcttttttcctttctcactattttccttctttttagtgTAGGAGCTTCTTAGACATTAATATCTGGGctgcttctctttgttcttcttttaattgtattaaatacCATTGTTCAAGTTTTTATCATTTCCCAGTAGGGGTGTATCAACAGTTTCCACTGATATGGTCAAGGCACCTTAGCTTTTCATTACTATGTGCAGTGCATTCTCTTTCTTGAGACCATAGTTATCctcctaaaaattaaaacaaacaaacagaactttATTTTGTCAGAACTATGGAACCTCCAGGATGGCAAAGCAGAACTTTCTGAATTACCCTTTCTGCTGTCTCTCTCGTTGTTTTTATACATCCCTTGCATTCTTTGTTCAATTCATTAAGATTTTTATCCTAATTCAACAACAATTCTcttcatattttcatgtttttgctTAGAATGTTTCTCTCTGACTTATCCTCTTTCTTACCTGGAAATAACTTAGTTATCCTTTAAGATATAGATCCTATTTAAACTCCTTGCCcttttcagaaagattaagtTTATTTCCTTGAGTCAAACTAAACAAAAATTCTCTCTACCActattataaaaaaatgaaatgatatattgTAGTTAGCTTTTAATATGCCTTTGGTCAATTAAACTCTTGATATAGTTAGAGGTTAAATGCATTGAGTCTAGAGTGAGTGCCTGAGTTCATTATTCATCTCTGCCACTTGCTGTCTGGGTACTCAGGTACTTTGCTGAAGTTTTCTAGGTCTTGTTATCATAATAAAATGGGGGTTATAAGATTTCCTTCCTCatagagtttgttttttaaattttttaaattgaagtactcCATAgagttttaaggattaaatgagtgaaagCATATAAGGCACTGATAATAGTATCTCACAGTaagcttttaataaataaacattagtTAACATTTAATGAATAAACATTATTGTAACAagtataatttttgtatattgtgtgcCAGACTTTGTGAGACATATATATGTTGCATATATAGGTATGTaagtgttttcacacacacatacataatttaaattatttaattatcacCGTAATCACCAGATTGTTAGTCTGATTGCACAAATGAGGAATTTAGActttgattaaataattttttaacatcaCATGTTGATAACGTAGTGCAGTCAAgatttaaaaagacatgaaattagTTAATTCCATAGTTAAATACcatcctttatttactttttatgccTAACACCTCTCAGTGTCCTATAAACATAAATGTTCAATGAATGAttctgaaggaatgaatgaagctAATAAGGTGTTGAATTCACTTGTCATATATTTCAGAACTCCTGGTCATGTGATAATTATATTTAAGGAACCTGGATTAAAAACATAAGGATAGGTTTTAATGATCTTTTTTGTAAGGTAGTAGAGAGACATGACAATGACAAAGGAATAGATCTCTCCCAGGCTTAAGAGAAgagaatttctagaaaaatttaaTCTTTGAAACTATTTGCCATTATGTTGTGTGTTTCTTGAAGGTAAGTTGCCAAGTCTGTACCTtcaagctgtattttttttcactttggagTATGATGAGTCATGAGatctaattaatatatatttttctgacaTGGATCATGCTTGTTTATATGCTAGGTTTGGAAATACAAACTAAGGAATTAGCTTTTACAGGTTATTTACCAACAGATCTCAAATTGGAAATGTTCAACAATAATAATGATCATGCAACTAAATATTCAAAATCTCTGCATTAAATTCTAGTCAATAGAGGGAAGATGTAtagtttattcatatattcacatattcaacagaaataaatttatggagtAGCTAAAATGTGCTAGGTTGTGCTAGATTCTGAGAAGAGGTTAGTGAAAGATAAGTCCATGTGTCAGAGAGTTTACATTCTGGTTGAAGTGACATGACTTCAACTGATGTTCAGCGCATAACTACATTGTTAAGCATTGTTAAGCAACTGATGTTCAAATGCATAACTACATCGGTTATTAAGCACTGCCAAGTAGAAACACAGATTTCTATAAGGGCATGTAACATGGGGTTTTGATCTAGTCTAGGGGAACCAAGgaaaacttcctttaaaatagcatttatttgaGTGCTGAATGGGAGTTAACCAgctgaggaaagagggaggagtcATGAAATGGGGGTAGTAGTAttacaggaagagaaaacagaatatgtGAACATGTATGGATCTTAAGATAGATCTTAAGATAGGCAGGCACATCATACGTTTGAAGAGCTAAAGGAAGTCCATTTGTGGGCTGGCATACAGAGCATGGAATGAAGAGCCTGAGTAAGGCTAGGGTAGTAGGATACAAGGATGGGTTAGGCATGCTAAGGATTCACAATTTTatcctaaaaagaagaaaaagacaatgaaagtTTTATGCACAGGAATGACATAATCaggtttgtgttttaaaaacaccATTGTGGCTGCAGTGAAGAAAATGAGTTGAGACAAAGAATGGATGGAAGGAATGGAGAAGACCTTTTAGGAGGTTATAAGTTTTCTAAGACAATATGATGATAACTTGATCCAGGTTGGTAGTAATTATGATGGAAAGAATTAAGTCAATTTGAGTACCCTGAATATACTTCAGGATTTGGGACATGGCTTAATGAAAAGTTTGACAAGCTCACAGGTTTTATGTCTGTTGCTTACCCCTGCAATATGATTCTAAGCCTAGAGTCTAGAGTGGATGATTGATGAAgagcctttgtgtgtgtgtgtgtctgtgtgtgtgtatgtatgtgtggtgtgtacctattcatataaaaatatttgaagacctGTGgtttgccaggcactggggaaatAGTGAACAGAGCCCCAACCACAGTCTTCAGGATGTTTACGTTTGACTACTTCCTACAAAAAAATTCTtgcaatttctccttttatatttataCTCAAGTTGAGCTTCTGACTTCTGCCAAGTCTTTCTGAAGCTTAGTCTATCCTAAAACTAGTATTGTGCAGTTTTTCTAGAGCTCATCTCTTGCTTTGACTTAAATGtcattctctgtttttctttttacatatctCGTTTACCAAGCAGTAGTCTTAATTTagtcaattaatattttatttacagcaTAGATTTTTTGCCACCTTTTTGTGTATCCTTGTTGCATCTAGGAAATCAAAACTCATAATATCAGTTTTAAGTTTTGTTTATGGAGGCCCCAAGGTCACTGGAAATTGAAATGATTTAAACTGTTGATTTTGAAGCAAACCATAGCAATTAGTATATAATTATGGCTGCAGTCAGCTCTGCCTTCTGTTGCTCCaggtattctttaatttttcttctaaatgacTCTCCAGTCTTCCTCCACTTCCTAGAGTTCCTAAACCATAACATACCACACCATATCCCACAACACACCAGCAGTTAGTTTAGCAGTGTGCCTGAACAACTGTTCTTTTCCATCTGTGCTCTCCTCAGTCATTGGCTCTAGGATTTATTCCCCAGAATATCAAAGCTAAGTAATGGCCCTCTGTTAAGAGAGGCCACTAGGGACCCAGGAGGGCCAAAACAAACCAGCATAAATCTGCCTCCAGCTCAGACACTCCATCTTATTCTGAACATCTGCAGATCTTCACCATATCTCAAGTAGACAGTTGCTTTGCTGGTCCTAGCATCACTATCACTGGACTCACAACCATCTACAGGTACTATActaggaaaagggagaaaaagagggagggaaaagagtACAAAATCCTGAGACACAGAGTCATGTATCTCAAATCTTTTCATCAGTATGTCACAGTCACCAACCCTTGTAAGATAATGGTTGGGGTCTGTAATCTTTAGAATGCTCTATGACATTCTTTAGCAAATAGTAAGTaatatctttctcatttttataccTTAGCAGATACTGTCTTTACTCATAATTAATATTGATATAGTTGTTGCTGACAACTGTTCCTAATAGCTCAGACAAAACTTTACCATGTTGCTTAATGCTCTAATAAAATCCTAAGGCTGCCACcacatggagaattttttttttaatttacagtattCGTGATAGATTCATTCAGATTCTACCAGAAAACTCCCACTAATAGTGAGCTTCTGGTTTCCCAGAGCTGTCTTTTCTGTTTGAGTTTGTGGTAGGATTCTTTCCCCTATTGAACTAAAAtgcacctttaaaatttttttaacattctttttattttgatcagGTATCTATCTCTGGtaacactaaatatttttttacttataGCATGtaatgaatcaaaaaaaaaagtcatgataaAATTACCAAGAtcatcaaatatttcttcttatgGTATCAACTCAAGACTAGCTTTTAGccttgttattattttttccaagaaaaacacaaaacaaaaagaacattattttttGCCTATCTCACTTAAACTTTGTACttgattgaaaaagaagaaaatttgcatttctagagcACCAAAACATTCAAAGAATTATGCCAGGAAAATTGCACGTTTTATAGTGTGTTGGAATTTAATGATGGATTTAATCCTTACTGTAAGTTTTGCAAGGTAAACCTCATCCcaattttgaagtgaaaaaatgaGCTCAGTGCCTTAAAGAACTCGGTTAAGTcacataaaataagaaacaggacTGAGATTATAACCCAGCCATGTAATTATCTAAAAGATCTTGTTATTTTTACTATACCAAGTTGCCTTCTAGGAGACCTGCCTGTCATTCAGCTCTGGTGTGCCTTTTACCAAAAGCGGTTGatatatgaaatacttagatCTGTAAAACTCAACTTATAATGTATAAATGCTACAATGTATTTTGGCAAATATACAACTCTATTCTGTTATCTTAAGTATTCAGAGTAAAtctacaaaaagacaaataatccaactTCATCAACTGAAACAAAAAAGGACACGCTATTAATATtactgtacttttatttttaaagcaactttgtGTTTATGGTTTTTATCCCTTTATTTTAAGCTTTCATTGAAACTCCTGCTTTTCTgtgattctattttataaatattatataattggaatatttctaataaaatgtGAAGTCTAACCTGAATAGTGAATTTTAGTATTGTATGCTCTTTAACCTATAGCTGTCatgaaataatttgtaaatttgtatttctattcAGAATAGTTctgtaagttaaaatatttaacaaatacaatAGTCTTATTTATATAGgaatatattttatcattaacCTCTAAATTATGTTCCCCAtacaaaaacacataaatacacatatatgcagAAGACTATTACTTTACTTTTATCCATTCCCCAACCACACTTTATTGAATAATCTGGAACTTTAATACTAAATTATTATCTGTTGAGGCATTTTTGGATTCTACCTTTGTTATCCAAAATATCAGTTATTTCTCCAGAATACCATCATACTTTTCATATATGATTAACAGATTTCCTAGGTTATTTGTCAAAATCAACATTCCAGAGAAAAATCCCAAAGCACCAAGGCCAATCTCAAGAACTGAGGACCCTGGGATGATGAaattcagcttcctcatcttgaGTGAAAAGCATGCTTTCTATTTGTCCCCCACCTCAATCCTGTAATGTTAAAAATTTTGGGTTTCCTGCCAGGTCCTgccttctgggaaaaaaatcaacagcattgtatactttgaaaattaaacagGCTCAGGGCCACAGGAGAATCTAAACAATGGAGATGATATGTCTTTTTTGAGAATTTACCCCTGAGACTGCTTCTCTTTCCTGAAGCGAGAATAACCCTACGGTTATCTCCCTTCTTATCCCCATTAGCTGCAGCATTTATCTGATCACTAGTTGATAAAGTGTAATTGTAATTATCACCATAAACTACTATAATAcccagcattttttaaaattataatcattttatttttttaaattttttaacattttttattgatttataatcattttacaatgttgtgtcaaattccagtgtagagcacaatttttcaattatacatgaacatatacatatattcattgtcacgtttttttctctgtgagctaccataagatcttgtatatatttccctgtgctatacagtataatcttgtttatctattctacaattttgaaatcccagtctatctcttcccacccccccaaccccttggcaaccacaagtctgtattctatgcctatgagtctatttctgttctgtatttatgctttttttttttttttttttttttttttttagattccacatataagtgatctcatctgatatttttctttctccttctggcttacttcacttagaatgacattctccaggagcatccatgttgctgcaaatggcattatgttgtcgatATACCCAGCATTTTAGATTCAAATGATGCAGTAATTTCAAAATGTCACTGTTTCTTTCTCCCTAGGAATCAGAGCTTGAGGAGCTCAGGTTAGGAATGTCCTCTTGCAACAATTCCATCCCTCAACCCTTGATGTTTATCTTGGCTGGAATTCCTGGCCTCAAATCTTCCCATGGCTGGTTCTCTGTGCCTTTTTTCTTGGTATTTGTCATTACAGTCGTTGGCAATGCCACCATCTTATGCATCATCCGGGTGGAGAAGAGTCTTCATGAGCCCATGTTTCTTCTCTTGGCCATGCTGTCAGTTGTTGACCTGTCTCTGGTCAGTGTCACTGTGCCCCGCATGCTGGGTATTTTCTGGATGAATGCCAAAGAAATCAGCTTCAATGCCTGCCTCACACAGATGTTTTTCATCCCTTCATTTTATGTAATGGAGTCTGGGATCCTCCTGGCCATGGCTTTTGACAGATTTGTGGCTATCTGGCACCCTCTGAGATATGCAACCATTCTTGCTAACAACATGCTTGTAAAGATGGCACTGGCTGTTCTGGCTAGGGCAGTGGCAGTGCTGGCTCCAGCACCCATCCTGGCAAAAAGACTGGAAAGCTTCCAAACCCACATCATTGCTTATTCATACTGTGCCTACATGGCTGTGGTGCAGATAGCCTGTGGAGACATCTCTGATCACATTGTCTATGGCCTTATGGTTCTTGTAGCATCTGTGGGATTTGACCTATCTTTTATCATTCTGTCGTATGGGCTGATCCTTCATGCTGTCTTTCGGATACCCTCTTGGGAGGCACGAGGAAAAGCTCTCAGCACATGTGGCTCTCATCTTTGTGTCATTGCTCTCTTTTATTCTCctgttgtcttttcagttttggCCCAGATTTTAGGCTACCATATGGCTCCTCATCTACAGATTATCATTGACAATCTCTACTTCTTGGTGCCTCCCATGGTCAACCCCTTGATTTATGGGGCCCGGACCAAGCAAGTACGGGAGAGGGTTCTGCGGATCTTTCACTGTCATGGAGACTGAGCTTTATACCTGAGATGGACAGGAGACCTAGGATATGGAGCTGGAAATCATGTTAGGTTGGAGGTAGAGATAATTCCTGCTAGATTTGGGAATTCATGGGGAAAGGAGTACTCAAATCTAGAAGAGGACTCAGTCAGTGTGGAAATATAGCTGGGGCATGTTCTTTCCTTCATGATATAGTTGTTATGAAACCTTCATGATCAGAACCCTCCCTAAATGCTCATGCATGTAATAAAGTAGGGGAACATTTTGTTGTTAATTTGTTTATCTAATCGTATCACATAACATAAATTGGAAGCCcattttttcaaatgagataaaatgaatTTAAGCATATATCTGAAGACCCATGAGTAAAAGTAATTATTCAAAGATTTTTGttgatttaatgatttttcttcaatattatgTTTCAGATACTTCACCAACACAGGATTATATTTCATTGAAAAAGTCCTAGTGGAAGTAAACATGTATAAATGTCCATGATCATATCAGTGAATAATGAGCTCCTTTTCTATTGGAAGGGTTTTAGTAGAAAAACTAAAGTCATCTTTAGGGAATTACATTAGTGTCAGAATATAGAACCAATATACAGTAGATTGGACTTGATAGgtaagcattttataaatgaaaaaaaaaaaaaaagacctaaccTTAAGTTTTTGAGgcactgccatactgttttccatggtgatcacaccaatttacattcccaccaacagtgaatgatagttctcttttcttcacatcctctccaacacttgttatttcttgcctttttgttaCTAGGCATTCTGATGGGcataaggtgatatctcattgtggttttgatttgcatttcccttacaactagtgatgttaaacatcttttcatgtgcctattggccatctgccatgtgatccagctattctggatatttatacaaagaacacgaaaacactaatttaaaaagatatatgcaccccgtGTTCTTCACAGCATTaataatggaatgctattcagccattaaaaaggttGAAAACTTTCTATTTATGACAGCATGGGTGGGCCTTGaggttattatgctaagtgaaataagtcagatagagaaagacagattCCATATTATTTGATTGATATGTGGAATGtatataaatgagtgaataaataatatGAACAAATCACACCAAATAAAAAGCGAACATATAAATACAGAGAATAGAGTAGTGGTTActctagaagggaagaaggatggGGGAAGGGTGGAATGGGAAAAGAGGGTCAACTTCTATGAagatggatggaaactaaaccTTTAGTGGTAAGAACACTGTAGTATATACAGAAGTTGAAATATAATATTGCACACATACAATTtgtataatgttataaaccaattttaaaaagacccaaaGAAGCTATTTTTTCTCTAGcttcactttttctcttcttcccatctGACCTCATATGTTTTCACAAATTCAAGACACCCAAGTCTGTATCTTAAACTATGAGTTAGGTCTGTGTTTCAGAACACATTGCAACAGCCTTGTAATCCGCTTTTcatatacaccttaaacttaagTCTTTCCAGACTAAACTCCTAATCTCCTTGCCAACTACATTGTTCCTCTGTAGTccccatttttattcatttgacctgagttaaattaagtttaaaacctttaaattacttatttttatttccttgccttCACCCAACCAATGCCTGAGATTTCCCTgtgctttttcactctttttcctaCCTCATACTTTCATCACTTTCAATATCTGTACTGCAAAATCCTCTAACCTCCCTGTATTAAATCTCTCTCATATTCAAAATTGTTATTAACATTGTAACTGGAGTTGTCTTCCTCAGACAATTACCTCATTTTGTTCACTTAAAATCTTCGAAAGCTTGTCCCTCAATCTGTTCTCAAGATAAAGTCTTAACTCCATAGCATGGCCTTCAAGTTACTGCATGACTAGGCGTCAGTCTGCCATGCCACATTCTTTACTTTCACTAATTCACAGGATAGGCATCAGTCTAGCCAAACCTGACTGCTTTATTTGTAAAGAAGTCACACATTCCTTGCTACTCtaggcatttttctttcatctttcttagtCAAAACTCTTCCCACCTCAAGAGACActttctttgatttgttttccttaatgCTTCTCCTCAAACAGTACCAACCAGTCTGTCCAGCCAGACACTTTAAGTTTCTTTGACATTCACTTATTTATGATCTTTATTGTAGTTCAGTTATTAGTCTTGATACGATGCCATTATTCTTAACACTGACATTTCTTTAAGGCAAAGGCCATGTCCAGAAATTCAACTTTTCACCTCACATAAGCAGGTTCTAAACCCTGgtcttaggtttaaaaaaaaaaaaaaatgtagttaaaCACCAACTCATAAACCAAGGGACCTAAACATGTAAGTCATACCCATCTTCCCATTCCTAATGTGCATAAATTAGATACCATAATTTAGATACCTAATCTTCTAATATGAAGATTGCATGATttgtattatctctttttttgtcagatgaggaaataaaagcataaagtttaaaacaacttttccaaggtcacatctAATAAGTGGTAGATCTCTGATTGTATATTAAATATGCAGTACTTGAAAGCCTTTGATCTTTGGGCAATCCCAACGGACCTTCCTGCATACATTATCATTTGATGTGGTGTGTATTGTACCAAGTACATCTACTGTGTAAAGCACCTTGATCAGACTAAAGACATCAATTAAGCATAATATTGCATTAATCTTTAAacatctgaaaaatgtaaattttaactCTCCAACAGTTTGAGatcaattagacaagaaaaaaaattcaaagtatgtgtaatataatagcattttttaaaatgaaaacatgcacTGTTGGTGAAAATATGACTTGATATagccatatggaaaacagtagtaCTCTGCTCAAAAAGGATAaactttcacttataaaatgaataagttctggTGATCTAATGGACATTACAGTGATTATAGGTAACACTATTGTATTATATAGTTGACCATTGAACAGTGTATGGGTTACAGACATAGATTCCCCACACAAAGTCATgtataacttttgactcccccAAACTTAATTACTAATAATTTACCATTGACTGGAAGCCTTACCAATAATGTGAACAGTCAACACATACTTtgtgttacatgtattttatactatattcttacaataaaataagctagagaagagaaaatgttcttaagaaaatcataaagagaaaatacattcacCATACTGTACTGTATTTATTGATACTGTAAGTTTATATCGTCTGCTTACAGAATGAATTGTCTGTTTGACACCTGCATCAGTATTGtcttatatgatacaaaacactgtagatgTTATGTGTATTACTAACACTggacataaaaaaattaaaacataatgtgaaaaataaactcatatttaTTTAGAGGTATAATAATTCATGCATTGATAATGAAGAAACAATAATGCTATTGTTTTATGGCAGCCTTGTAATCAATATTATGGTAGCCTTGTAATCAATATTATGGTAGCCTTGTAATCAATATTATTGCTTCATGATAGCCTAGCTATCATATCATGAATgaatctttataaaaattttatggcaTACAGTATTCTAGTTATATTCATAATACCATATTGGGAacattgttgcatttttaaaaatcctgtggTGATAGGCAGATATGCAATTTCTCCAGTTATGAGAGAGGCATACTGTACAGTAatataattctttgaaagcaaatttataaaatagtaagaaaactaacacattattaattttatattaactatCACTCACCTTATGTCTATGTAAGACTGGGCTAGTCTCTACATATATTTCatgcattcatgacatacctACTCTTTCTTAATTTCAGTAGTTTTGGGTGGTGTGATTCAACTGGAAACTTTTTCAAACTATGATAAATCTGCAAAGATTTTTccaatgtatttattgaaaaaaatccatgtgacccacacagttcaaacctgtgttctcaagggccaactgtacacttgaaaattgttaaaagaatagatcttaaatgttttcacagcaaaaaagaaatggtaggTATGTGGTGTGATGCAGGTGTTGGCTAATGCTATC
This Camelus ferus isolate YT-003-E chromosome 10, BCGSAC_Cfer_1.0, whole genome shotgun sequence DNA region includes the following protein-coding sequences:
- the LOC102522227 gene encoding putative olfactory receptor 52P1 is translated as MSSCNNSIPQPLMFILAGIPGLKSSHGWFSVPFFLVFVITVVGNATILCIIRVEKSLHEPMFLLLAMLSVVDLSLVSVTVPRMLGIFWMNAKEISFNACLTQMFFIPSFYVMESGILLAMAFDRFVAIWHPLRYATILANNMLVKMALAVLARAVAVLAPAPILAKRLESFQTHIIAYSYCAYMAVVQIACGDISDHIVYGLMVLVASVGFDLSFIILSYGLILHAVFRIPSWEARGKALSTCGSHLCVIALFYSPVVFSVLAQILGYHMAPHLQIIIDNLYFLVPPMVNPLIYGARTKQVRERVLRIFHCHGD